DNA sequence from the Brooklawnia cerclae genome:
CGAAGAGCGCATCCGAGGCGGTCTCGACGAGAGCGCGCCGGTCCTGATCGGGGCAGCCCCGTGCCACCCAGGCGAGACAGGCAGCGTCCAGGAAGCCGAGGAAGCCGAGGAGCGCGTAGTCGTCCCGCCCCGCGGTCTCCTCGGGCAGGTGGAGGAGCGAGCGCAGCCCGGAGGCTGCCTCCTCCCGCATCCGCCGCCGCGCGACGACAGCCGGTGAGGGGTCGTTGCCGGGCAGGAGGAACGGCTCCGGTGGGTCGTCCCGCTCGCCGCTGAGGTGGTCGAGCAGCACCTCGATGCGGACGCGGATGCGGTCGCGCGCATCCGCGGAGGCCGGGAGCGCGTCCGTCGCGGCGTCCTGCTCCCGCCCGAGGCGAGCCATGGACGCGCCGATGACCTCGACGTACAGGTCTGCCTTCGAGTCGAAGTAGTGGTAGACGAGGGCCTCGGACGTGCCCGCCTGATCGGCGACGGCCGTCACGGCGACCTTCTCATAGGAGTCGTGGGCGAACAACAGCCGCGCGGCCTCGACAATGGCCGACCGGCGCGCGTCGGGGTCGAGGCGGGTGCGCCTGCGGCGATCGATGCGGGCCATGGCCACAGCGTAGGCTCACGGGCATGACTCCACCGGCATGGACCGACGACGCCATCTGGTACACCGTCTATCCGCTCGGCTTCGTCGGGGCGCCGATCCGCGATGTCGCCCCCCCGGGGAATGGTGGCGCCCCTGTCGTCGTGCATCGGCTGGATCGCCTGATCGCCTGGCTCGACCATCTCGTCGCGCTGGGCTGCAACGGGCTGCTGCTCGGGCCGATCTTCTCGTCGGTGAGCCACGGCTACGACACCCTCGACCACTACGCGATCGACCCCAGGCTGGGCGACGACGCCGACTTCGACCGGCTCGTCGAGCAGTGCCGTGCCCGTGGTGTGCGGCTGGTGCTCGACGGCGTGTTCAACCATGTCAGCGACCGGCATCCCGCCCTGGCACGCGCCTTGGCGGATCCGGGCTCGCCGGAAGCCGGCTGGTTCCACATCGACTACGACGCCCAGCCGCCCACCTGGCGCGACTTCGAGGGCCACAGCGATCTGGTGCGGCTCAACCACGCCAATCCGGAGGTCGTCGACTTCGTGGCGGACGTGATGCGCCACTGGCTGCGCCGCGGCATCGACGGCTGGCGGCTCGATGCCGCCTACTCCGTCGATCCCGGGTTCTGGGCCGACGTGCTGCCGCGGGTGCGCGACGAGTTCCCCGAGGCGCTCTTCGTCGGCGAGGTGATCCACACCCACGAGGACCGGCTCGCCGCGTCCACGATCGAGTCGATCACCGCCTATGAGCTGTGGAAGGCCACGTGGGGCTCGATCCGCGACCGCAACATGTTCGAGCTCAACTGGACCCTCGGCCGCCACGATCATCTGCTCGACATCGATCGTCCCCTGACGTTCGTCGGCAACCACGACGTCACCCGCATCGCCACGCAGGTGGGCCCGGCCGGCTCGGTGCTGGCGCTGGTCGTCATGGCGACGGTCGGTGGTATGCCGTCGATCTACTACGGCGATGAGGGCGGCACGACCGGCACCAAGTACGACCGGCTCGGCGGGGACGACGAGGTGCGCCCCGAGATGCCTGCGAGCCCCGGCCAGTGGCGGCCGCCCGAGCCCTGGCTCGTCCCCCTTCATCAGGAGTTGCTCGGGCTCCGTCGGCGGAACCCCTGGCTCGTGGACGCGCGTGTGGCGATCACCACCCTGGAGAATCAGCGGATCGTCTACCGTTCGTCGTCCCAGGACTCGTGGCTGGACGTCGAACTGGACGTCCGCGGCGGCCACCGCGCGACCGTCACCGGGCCCGAGGGGGAGCTGTTCCGGTACGAGCAGGCCTGAGCGACAGTTCCTCCGCCAGGACGCCCAGCGCGCCCGTCACCGCGAGGCGCAGGTTCTCCGGCCCCCGGCGCAGGGCGTCGTCCAGCGGCATGCCGGACGGGGTGATCTGCACGAGGGTGACGTCGCCGGGCAGGAGGCCGGCATCGATGCCGACGCGCCCGGCGAAGACGAGCACAGGCACCCCAGCCTTCGAGGCGTGCTCGCACAGACGGTGAATCGCCTTGCCATGGCAGGTCTGGGCGTCCACAGAGCCTTCGCCGGTGAGCAACAGCCCGGCATCGCGCAGGTGCTCGTCCAGCCCGGCGAGTTCGGCCACCAGCTCCAGGCCCGGACGCAGACGCCCGCCGAGGAACAGCTGGAGCGCCCATCCGATGCCGCCCGCGGCGCCCGCCCCCGGCCACTGCGCGACCAGGGTGGCGTCCCGCCCGCCGGGCGCTGCCGACCGGCAGACCTCGACGAGGTGGGCGAGGATGCGGTCGAGTTCGGCCACCTGCTCGTCGTCGGCCCCCTTCTGCGGCCCGTACACGGCGCTGGCCCCCTGCGGCCCGAGCAGCGGGTTGGTGACGTCGCTGGCCACCTCAACCTCGACGTCGGCCAGCCTCGGGTCGATACCGGACGCGTCCACCTCTGCGAGCCCGCGCAGCCCGTCGGGTGTCGGCTCGATGTCCTGCCCGTCGGCGTCGAAGAACCGGACGCCCAGGGCAGCGAGCATGCCCGCGCCGGCCTCGTTGGTGGAACTGCCGCCGATGCCTATCACCAGGCGCTTCGCCCCGGTGTCGAGCGCCGCGCCGATCAGTTCGCCCAGCCCGCGGGAGCTGTAGGCTATCACGTGGCGCTGGCCTGCGGGGACGAGTTCCAGACCGCTGGTGGACGCGACGTCCAGCAACGCGACTCGTCCGTCGGCGGTGTCGACGAGCCCGAAGGCGGTGTCGTGCGGGCGTCCTTCCTGGTCGTGTGTCCTGGTGGGGACGATCCGGGCGTCGAGCGCCGAGGAGACCGCCTCCGTGAAGCCCTCGCCGCCGTCGGCGATGGGCAGTTCGACCGTCCGGGCGTCCGGCAGGCACGCTCGCGCGGCCCTCGCCATGATGGACGCCGCCTCCGGTGCGGTCATCGAACCCTTGAACGAATCGGGGGCGCAGATGATGCGCATGTGGACCCTCCTTGGTCACATGGTCATACGAACAGCATGCCGCCTTCGGTGTCGATGCGGTCGGCGTCCTGATCATCGAACCAGACGCCTTGGGCACCCAGATAGCGGAAGCGCAATGTGGTACCGGCGTGGGTCGTGACGGTCGTCTGGAGCGAGCCATCCGGACGACGCCTCATCGGGTTTCGATAGGGCTGCCAGTCGTTGAAGCTGCCGACGACGCTGACAGGGGCGTTCGGGTGGTCCGCCGGTAGGACGAAGGTCACCGCCACGCCCCCGTCACGGGGCTGTCTGCGGATCACGTCTCGACCTCCGATGGCCTGCTGTGTTTGGATTCTCAACCTAGTCGATGCGGGCAGGCGGCTCGCCGGATCAGTCAAACACGCAGGGATCGGCTGGTGTGGGGCGGCACCGGTCTCGTCCCGGACCTGTAACAAGGCTGAAAAAGTCGACAGTTAGCCTGCTCACACATGCTCGGCCGCAGATCGGCCACGTTCCACCACAGAAGGAGACCCCCCATGTCCAAGGCCGAGGTTGAACGCCTGCTCACCGCTGGCGGCTCGGACAAGACCATCAGGTTGAAGTACGACTTCATCGACGGGATGGAGGATTTCACGGCGGCCGCGGCCGAGGACGGGTACGAGTTCAGCGTGCCCGAGCTGAAGCAGGTGCTGGCGGAGTCGGGTGACTCGTTCGAGGTGATGGGCAACCCCCGCCGGCGCGAGATCTGGTGGTTCTGAGCCGTATCGCGCCAGTCAGGCGGCCTGCGAACGCAGATACCGCCCGAAGTGCGGCACGGTGAACGCCACCAGTCCCCGCTCGGACGAATAGACGAGCCCCTTCTTGAGCAGGGCGTCCCGGGCGGGTGACAGCGATTGCGGGGTCCGGCCCAGATGCTCGGCCACCGCGCTGGTCGCCACCCCGGCGCTCGGGTCCTCGGGATCGGCGAGTTCCGCCATCGCCCGCAGGTACTCGCGTTCGGCCGGGGTGGCTCGTTCGTAGCGGCTCCCGAAGAAGCCCACCGCCAGTTCGGCCTCGGCCTCGGGTGTCGCGACCGCCACGTCGTCCGCGGTGATAGGGCTTGTCGGGGCGAGGTCCCAGGCCACCTTGCCGTAGGCCTGGATGAAGTACGGGTAGCCCCCGGTCGCTCGGTACATCGCGTCGAGCGCCTCGGTGGTGTAACCGGCATCCTCCTCCTCGGCGGGCGCCCGGAGCGCGTGATCGGCCGCCGAGCGGTCGAGCCGGTCGATGCGCTGGTAGCTGAACAGGCGTTCCGAATAGCTCTTGGCGGCCGAGAGCACCGTGGGCAGGTGCGGCAGGCCCGCACCCACGACGATGAGCGGCAGGCGTTGCTGACTGATCTCGTGGGCGGCGGCGCACAGGGCCGAGACGTCGGCCGCGTTGAGATCCTGCATCTCGTCGATGAAGATCCCGACACCGACGCCCTTGTCGGCGGCGAGCCCGCCGACGTCGGTGAACAACTCGACCAGGTCGATCTCGATGTCGCCGGAGTCCGCGCGTCCGGGAGTGGGCGGCACCTGGATGCCGGGGTTCCAGCGTTCGGCGAGCCTGGCTCTCGGGCCGGCGTCCCGCTCGATGAACGACCGGATGGTGCCCAGGACGATCGTCGCGTCCGGATGCGACAGCTCACGCACCGCGGTGTGCAGCGCGGCCCCGAGGGGACGCCGGATGCCCTGCTCCGGCCGGGCCTCGAACTTGCCCGTCCCCCAGCCGGCGCGCACGGCCTGCGAGCGCAGGGCGTTGAGCAGGACGGTCTTGCCCACCCCGCGCAGACCGGTCAGGATGACGGACCGTTCGGGCCGTTCGCGTGCCACTCGTTCGAGGACGACGTCGAAGCCACGCAGCTGTTCGTCGCGCCCGGCGAGCTCCGGCGGACGCTGCCCCGCCCCGGGGGCGTAGGGGTTGCGAATGGGGTCCATGCAAGGACTCTATTCGGCTCTCTAGGGAAAACCTCAGAGGCGCGCATAGAAGGCGATCGAAGTTGCCTATCGCTCCCCGGCCGACGCTCAGGCGCCCGGTTCCTCGGCCACGGCCCGCACCACGGGTCGCAACTGCATCCACCACTGCTGCTTGGGACGACGCCGTCGGGTGCTCACATGGTCGAGCATGTGCCCCATCGGCGAGGTGACGATCTGCGCCTGCTGCAACCCGACGTACCAGCTGTTGTCGGAGCCCGCGCGCAGTTCCTCGTCCAGCTGGCCGAGCGCCCGGCTCACCATGCGCGTGGCGAGCAACCGGTCGGACGGGGTGGGCTCGCCGCCTTGCTGAATGTGGCCGATGATGCTCGTCCGGACGTCGTAGTCGCCGTTGCTGGCTCCCTCGAGCAGCTGCCCGATGAACTCCGTGGTGTACGACTCGGACGCCTTCTCGTTGCGCACCGCGAGGAAGAGGCGGCGGCCCTTCTCGAAACTGCCGCGCAGCCACTCCACGTCGGCGGCGAGATCGCCCAGCGCCACGCCTTCCTCGTTGAGGTAGATCCGCTCGGCGCCGCCGGCCAGGCCGCTCATGAGGGCCAGGAACCCGCAGTAGCGGCCCATGGTCTCGACGACGAAACAGCGGGTGGTTGCCGCACCGCTCATCTTGACCATGTCGATGGCCGACACGTTGACGTTCAGCGCGGTGTCCGAGCCGATGGACAGCTCGGTGCCGGGCAGGTTGTTGTCGATGGACGCGGGCACCGCCACGATCGGGATCTGGAAGGCCGGATACCGGTCGCGTTCGGTGTGCATGAGGTACGCGGCCTGGTAGGCGTTCCAGCCGCCGATCACCATGAGGCCGTCGATCGCGTGATCCTCCATGGCGCGGCTGATCTTGTACAGGTCCTCCATCGCGGGCACGGCCCGGCGAAGCCCCAGCTCCGCGCCTCCCGTGCCCGTCCAGCCCTCGACGTCGTCCCAACCGAGTTCGGTGACGTTGCCCTTCCGGAGGCCGGCGAAGCCGTTCATGACGCCCAGCATGTGGTAGCCGCGTGAGACGCCGAGCCTGACCGCGGCGCGGGCCGCGTTGTTCATACCCGGGGCCAGGCCGCCGGCGTGGACGATGGCGATGCGCTTGCCCTCCGCCGGTGCGGTGAACGACGCCGGGTGCGAGAGCTCGGAGAAGGTGGTGACCAACTCGGTGAACGACGGGCCACGGGCCTGCATCGCCGCGCTGTAGTCACCCGAGCGGATCAGCTCGGGGACGCGCTGGGTGTCCTTGACGGCCCTCATCAGCGGAATCCGGACGACACCGTTGCCGAGGATGCCGATGACCTTCGCCTCGGCGTCCGGCGAGGCGGTGAGCACCTCGTCCACCGCCTCGTAGCCGAGCCAGGTCGATGCCCATCGGTCGTAGGCGCTGGGGGTACCACCGCGCTGTACGTGGCCCAGGATGGTGACGCGCGTGTCCTCGCCGAGCCGCTCCTCGATGACGCCGCGTACGTAATCGCTGGAGATCCGGTTGCCCTGCTGGTCGGTCGCGCCCTCCGCCAGGACCACGATGGAGTCCCGGCGGCCGCGCGCACGCCCGGCGCGCAGCGTGGCGCACATCTCGTCCTCCCACCCCTCGGTGGGCGGCAGTTCGGGAATGAGGACGTAGTCACAGCCGCCCGCGATCGCCGCGGCCAGGGCGAGGTAGCCGCAATGGCGGCCCATCACCTCGAGGACGAAGCTGCGCTGGTGGCTCGCCGCGGTGCTGGAGATGGCGTCGATGGCTTCCAGGATGCGATGCAGGGCGGTGTCCGCGCCGATGGTCGAGTCGACCCCGACGAGGTCGTTGTCAATCGAGCCGACGAGCCCCGCGATGATCAGGCGTTCGTGCGCCGCGACGAGCCCGGCGTCCACCTGACCCGACGCGACCAGCTCGGCCAGCAGGCCGGGCCACTCCTGACGGAAGGTGTCGAGTCCCGTGAGGCTCCCGTCGCCGCCGATGACGACGAGCCGGTCGATGCCCCGCTCGAGCAGGTTGCGGGCCGCCTTGAGCCGACCCTCGCGTGTGCGGAACTCCTTGCTGCGGAAGGTACCGATCACGGTGCCGCCGCGGCCGAGGATGCCGGCCACGTCGTCCCATTCGAACCGGCGGATGCCCTCGCCGCCGTCGATCATGCCCTGGTAGCCCTCGAAGATCGCGTAGACCTCGGCTCCACGGCTGATCGCGGTGCGCACGACGGCACGGACGGCTGCATTCATTCCCTGCGCGTCGCCGCCGCTGGTGAGGACGCCGATGCGGATGGGGGATTCGAGGCTGGGGTCGTTGGTCATCGTGTCCAATCGTGACTGGCCGGCGCCTTCCGGCGCCACCCGGGCCGGCGACGGTTGCCGCAAGTTGCCCTTGTGCGGGTGATGGCGTCCATTCGCAGCATCACGCGACCGGGCGGAGCCACCCGAACGCGTCGGGCAGGGTTCCGAACTGAATGCCGGTCAGGTGCGAGCGAAGCTCGAGGGTCCGTGGTCCCGGCGTGCCGTCGCCGATCGTCAGTTCGAAATCGGGCGACTTGAGCCCGACGACGGGGCTGATCACCGCGGCGGTACCGCAGGCGAGGGCCTCGGTGATGTGCCCGGACCTGATGCCGTCGAGCAACTCGGTCAGCTCCAGGGGCCGCTCCACCGGGGTCAGCCCGTGCGAGGAAGCGAGCTGGAGCAGCGAGTCACGCGTGATCCCGGCCAGGATGGTGCCGGTCAGCGCAGGGGTGAGGAGCTCGTCGTCGGCGGTGACGACGAAGAAGTTCATCGTCCCGCCCTCCTCGACCAGGGTCCTGGTCGCCGAGTCGAGCCACAGCACCTGGCCGCAGCCCTGCGCGTGGGCCTCGACCTCGGCGGCCATGGCGGACGCGTAGTTGCCGCCGCACTTGGCCATGCCGGTGCCGCCCACCATCGACCGGCTGAAGTTCGGGGTGACCCACAGGGTCAGCGGATCGGCGTAGTACGGGCCGGCGGGGCTGGCGAGGCACATGTAGGTGTGCTCCTGCGCGGTGCGCACGCCGATCAGGGTCTCGGAGCCGAACATGAACGGACGCACGTACAGGCTCTGCTCGCCCTGCCCCGCGGGCACCCAGTCCTTGTTGAGCGAGACGACCTGGTGGACGCTGTCGAGGAAGTCGTCGACCGGGAGCTGGGGCATGGCCATGCGCTCGGCGGAACTGGCGAAGCGCCGGGCGTTGAGCTCGGGGCGGAACAGCCACACCGAGCCGTCGGGGTGACGGTATGCCTTGAGTCCCTCGAAGATCTCCTGGCCGTAGTGCAGCGCGGCCAGCCCGGGATGCATCGGGATCGGGCCGGCGCCGATCAGTCGCCGGCCGTGCCAGCCCTCATCGGGGTTCCATACCGCGCGCGCGATGTGGTCGACGAAGTAGCGTCCGAACCCCGGATCGGCCAGGGCCGTTGCGATCTGGTCGGGGGACGTGCGGACGACATCGGAGTCGACGGTGAACTGCGCCATGGAAGGAAGACTAGTTCGCCCGCCCGGCGCGCTGATCGCGGTCTCGGGTGCTGACGAGTCGCGGGTGGCGCAGGCACGGTCATGGTGCCCTCGACCGGGTATGAACTACCTTGTCAGACCGCCGAAGATTTTCTTTCGAAAGACCCTTGACACCCGTGGCGTGACAGGGTTATAAATATCGAACCGAGATTCCTTCGGGAACTCGGGACCGAGATGGAAACGACAGTCGAGTCCCCTTTCCCGGCAGCGATCGAAGCGATTCGAGACGGCTGGTCGAGAATGAGGGGCCGCCCGAAGGACGGGGTCGGCGACCGATCGTCCATAGCGGTGATTGCAGGAAGGTCCGACCTGGAATCAGTGAGGCCCGAGCCAACCCATACTTGGCTCGGGCCTCACACGTTTGATTCTCGATGGCGCGGTTGCCGTCGTGATGACGACACGCCGGGCGCCGTCGAAGACGATAACAGGTACCTGGCCCTCACCCAAATCGTGCGCGCCCGCGTCCCGGCTGCTCAGTGCTCCAGCAGCCCGCCGACGGTGTGAAGCCGTCGTCCAGCCTCGGCTATCGAGCCGCTCAACGACGGGTACACGGTGAACGCCTGTGCGGCCTGGTCGACGGTGAGCCTGGCCGACACACACAGCGACAGGGCGTAGATGAGTTCGCTCGCCCCCGGCGCCACGACGACCCCGCCGACGATGATGCCGGTGGCCGGAAGGCAGAACAGCTTGACGAAGCCGTGTTGGTTGCCCTGCATCTTCGCCCGTGCGTTGCCGCGCAGTTCGAGCACGACCGAGCGCACGGCGATCTGCTCGGCGTCCACCTGTCTCTGCGTCACGCCGACCGTGGCGATCTCGGGCGAGGTGAACACGTTGGAGGCCACCGAGGTCAGATCGAGCGGCGTCACGGAGTCGCCGAGCGCGTGCCACATGGCGATGCGGCCCTGCATGGCGGCGACCGACGCCAGCGGGAACACGCCGGTGCAGTCGCCGGCCGCGTAAATGCCGGGGACGCTCGTCCGCGAGACGCCGTCGACCTCGATGTGCCCGGACGGTTTGAGGGTCACCCCGCACGACTCGAGCCCGATGTCCCGGGTGTTGGGGATCGACCCGACGGCCATCAGCACGTGACTGCCGTGCACCTCGCTGCCGTCGGCCAGGCCCACCACGACCCCGTCGCCCTCCCGGCGGGCGGACACGGCGCGGGCCCCCGACCGGATGGCCATGCCCGACGCCTCGAACACCTCCTGCAGGACGCGGGCCGCGTCCGGGTCCTCGCCGGGCAGTACCTGGGCCCGCGAGGAGACCAGCGTCACCCCGACGCCCAGACGGTTGTAGGCGCTGGCGAACTCGGCGCCCGTCACGCCCGAACCGACGACGATGAGATGGCTGGGCGGGGTGGACAGGCCGTACAACTGGGTCCAGTTGAGGATGCGCTGCCCGTCCGGGGTCGCGTCCGGCAGTTCGCGCGGCCGCGTCCCCGTGGCGATCAGCACGATGTCGGCCGGCAGCCGGCGTTCGCCGTCGGGGGTCTCGACGACGACGGCGTGCGGATCCTCCAGCCGCCCGTTGCCGTGGACGATCTCGACGCCCTCGGACGCGAGCCTCGCCTCGATGTCGCGGCTCTGGGCGGCAGCCAGATCGAGAAGGCGCCGGTTGACCGCGGCGAGGTCGACGCGGATCGCGTCCGCGGGATGACCGAGCGCGGAGTCGACGGGACGCAGGCCGAGGGCGGCGCTGTCGCGCAGGCGTGTCATGGCGTCCGAGGTCGCGATGAGTGATTTCGACGGGACGACATCGGTGAGTACGGCCGAGCCTCCGAGCCCGCGAGGATCGATCAGGGCGACCCGGCCGCCCAGCTGGGACGCCACCAGCGCCGCCTCGTAGCCGCCGGGCCCGCCACCGAGGATCACCACACTTGTCATGGGCCTATTGTCTCAGGTCGCCCGACCTCGCCCGACCACGCGAGGCGATACTGAAGAGGTGCCTAACCCGATCCTGTCCGCCAGCGTCGTGATCATCGACCAGGAGCGCATCCTGCTCGTCCAGCGTGGCCACGAGCCCTCGAAGGGGCTGTGGAGCGTGCCCGGGGGACGCGTCGAGGCCGGTGAGACCCTTCAGGAGGCCGCCGCCAGGGAGGCCCTCGAAGAGACCGGGCTGGTCGTCCGCGTGGGCGAGCAGCTGTGGGAGCTCGTCCTGAACGCGGGGGCCGCGTCCTTCGAACTGCACGACTTCCGTGCGACACCGGTGGGCGGCACGCTGCGAGCCGGGGACGACGCCGCCGATGTCCGCTGGGTCCGGCTGGACCAACTGGGTCTGCTTCCCGTGACGCCCGAACTCGTCGAGTGGCTCGCGCGGGTGGGGCTGCTGCCCAGCTGAGGCCTACTCGTCCGGGACGCCGGCCAGGTCGGCCAGCCACAGGCGCGAGGACGCGTCCGACGGCATCCGCCAGTCACCGCGGGGCGACAACGCGCCGCCCGCGACCACCTTGGGCCCGTTCGGCAGCGCCGAGCGCTTGAACTGGTTGGCGTAGAAGCGGCGCCCGAACATGGTCAGCCACTTCTTGATCGTCGCCAGGTCGTAGCCCACCCGCTCGTCGGCGGGGTATCCCTCGGGCCAGGAGCCGGCCTGTGCGTCCGCCCACGCGTGCTCGGCGAGGAAGGCGATCCTGGTGGGACGCAGGCCGTGGCGCAGCGTCCAGTACAGGGCGAAGTCGTGCAGGTTGTAGGGGCCGATGGTGTCCTGCGTGCTCTGCACCTTGCCGTCGGCGCCCTGCGGCACCAGTTCGGGGGTGATTTCGGTGCCGAGGATCGACGCGAGCACGGTGTTGACGTGGTCGTCGAACGTTCCCGTGCTGATCACCCAGCGGATCAGGTGCTGGATCAGCGTCTTCGGGACGCCCGCGTTGACCCCGTAGTGGCTCATCTGGTCGCCGACGCCGTAGGTGCACCAGCCCAGGGCCAACTCCGACAGGTCGCCGGTGCCCAGCACGATGCCGCCGCGCTGGTTGGCCAGCCGGAACAGGTAGTCGGTGCGCAGGCCCGCCTGCACGTTCTCGTAGGTGACGTCGTAGTCGTCGAGCGCGTGGTCCATCGCGGTGAGCATCTGCTCGGCCGCCGGGCGGATGTCGAGGGTCTCGAACGTACAGCCCAGCGCCGTGGCCAGGGCGGTCGCGTTGTCGCGGGTGTGGTCGGAGGTGGCGAAGCCCGGCAGCGTGAAAGCCAGGATGTCGGAGCGGGGACGCCCGAGCTCGTCCATCGCCCGGGCGGCGACGAGCAGGGCGTGGGTCGAGTCGAGGCCTCCCGAGACCCCGATGACCACCTTCGGGTGCCCGATCGCGCTGAGCCGCTGCTTCAGCCCGAACACCTGGATGCTGTAGCCCTCGTAGCAGTCCTGGGCGAGCCGCGCGGGATCGTCCGGGACGAACGGGAACCGGTCGACGTGGCGCATCAGCCCGATGTCGGTGTGCGGCGGGTCGAGGACGAAACCGATCGTCCGGAACTGGTTGATGCGGTCGGCGAAATGCCGGGCGTTGTCGTCGAAGCTGCCCTGGCGCATGCGTTCTTGGCGCAGGAGGTCGAGGTCGACGTCGGCGATGCTGTGGGTCCGCTCCAGCGGGAAGCGCTCGCTCTCGGCGAGCAGGGCACCGAACTCGTGTACCGAGGTCTGCCCGTCCCACGACAGATCGGTGGACGATTCACCCGGCCCGGCGGCCGCGTAGAGGTACGCGGCCAGGTTCCGGCTCGACGCGCTCTGCGCGAGCAGGCGGCGGTCGTCGGCGCGTCCCACGGTGATGGGAGAACCGGAGATGTTGGCGATCACCGTCGCACCGGCCATGGCCGCCAGCGCGCTCGGCGGGATGGGCACCCACATGTCCTCGCAGATCTCG
Encoded proteins:
- a CDS encoding TetR/AcrR family transcriptional regulator — protein: MARIDRRRRTRLDPDARRSAIVEAARLLFAHDSYEKVAVTAVADQAGTSEALVYHYFDSKADLYVEVIGASMARLGREQDAATDALPASADARDRIRVRIEVLLDHLSGERDDPPEPFLLPGNDPSPAVVARRRMREEAASGLRSLLHLPEETAGRDDYALLGFLGFLDAACLAWVARGCPDQDRRALVETASDALFGALRRRGT
- a CDS encoding alpha-amylase family protein, translating into MTPPAWTDDAIWYTVYPLGFVGAPIRDVAPPGNGGAPVVVHRLDRLIAWLDHLVALGCNGLLLGPIFSSVSHGYDTLDHYAIDPRLGDDADFDRLVEQCRARGVRLVLDGVFNHVSDRHPALARALADPGSPEAGWFHIDYDAQPPTWRDFEGHSDLVRLNHANPEVVDFVADVMRHWLRRGIDGWRLDAAYSVDPGFWADVLPRVRDEFPEALFVGEVIHTHEDRLAASTIESITAYELWKATWGSIRDRNMFELNWTLGRHDHLLDIDRPLTFVGNHDVTRIATQVGPAGSVLALVVMATVGGMPSIYYGDEGGTTGTKYDRLGGDDEVRPEMPASPGQWRPPEPWLVPLHQELLGLRRRNPWLVDARVAITTLENQRIVYRSSSQDSWLDVELDVRGGHRATVTGPEGELFRYEQA
- a CDS encoding glycerate kinase; this translates as MRIICAPDSFKGSMTAPEAASIMARAARACLPDARTVELPIADGGEGFTEAVSSALDARIVPTRTHDQEGRPHDTAFGLVDTADGRVALLDVASTSGLELVPAGQRHVIAYSSRGLGELIGAALDTGAKRLVIGIGGSSTNEAGAGMLAALGVRFFDADGQDIEPTPDGLRGLAEVDASGIDPRLADVEVEVASDVTNPLLGPQGASAVYGPQKGADDEQVAELDRILAHLVEVCRSAAPGGRDATLVAQWPGAGAAGGIGWALQLFLGGRLRPGLELVAELAGLDEHLRDAGLLLTGEGSVDAQTCHGKAIHRLCEHASKAGVPVLVFAGRVGIDAGLLPGDVTLVQITPSGMPLDDALRRGPENLRLAVTGALGVLAEELSLRPARTGTAPPRAR
- a CDS encoding isoamylase; protein product: MIRRQPRDGGVAVTFVLPADHPNAPVSVVGSFNDWQPYRNPMRRRPDGSLQTTVTTHAGTTLRFRYLGAQGVWFDDQDADRIDTEGGMLFV
- a CDS encoding Nif11-like leader peptide family natural product precursor, with protein sequence MSKAEVERLLTAGGSDKTIRLKYDFIDGMEDFTAAAAEDGYEFSVPELKQVLAESGDSFEVMGNPRRREIWWF
- a CDS encoding ATP-binding protein codes for the protein MDPIRNPYAPGAGQRPPELAGRDEQLRGFDVVLERVARERPERSVILTGLRGVGKTVLLNALRSQAVRAGWGTGKFEARPEQGIRRPLGAALHTAVRELSHPDATIVLGTIRSFIERDAGPRARLAERWNPGIQVPPTPGRADSGDIEIDLVELFTDVGGLAADKGVGVGIFIDEMQDLNAADVSALCAAAHEISQQRLPLIVVGAGLPHLPTVLSAAKSYSERLFSYQRIDRLDRSAADHALRAPAEEEDAGYTTEALDAMYRATGGYPYFIQAYGKVAWDLAPTSPITADDVAVATPEAEAELAVGFFGSRYERATPAEREYLRAMAELADPEDPSAGVATSAVAEHLGRTPQSLSPARDALLKKGLVYSSERGLVAFTVPHFGRYLRSQAA
- a CDS encoding 6-phosphofructokinase; this encodes MTNDPSLESPIRIGVLTSGGDAQGMNAAVRAVVRTAISRGAEVYAIFEGYQGMIDGGEGIRRFEWDDVAGILGRGGTVIGTFRSKEFRTREGRLKAARNLLERGIDRLVVIGGDGSLTGLDTFRQEWPGLLAELVASGQVDAGLVAAHERLIIAGLVGSIDNDLVGVDSTIGADTALHRILEAIDAISSTAASHQRSFVLEVMGRHCGYLALAAAIAGGCDYVLIPELPPTEGWEDEMCATLRAGRARGRRDSIVVLAEGATDQQGNRISSDYVRGVIEERLGEDTRVTILGHVQRGGTPSAYDRWASTWLGYEAVDEVLTASPDAEAKVIGILGNGVVRIPLMRAVKDTQRVPELIRSGDYSAAMQARGPSFTELVTTFSELSHPASFTAPAEGKRIAIVHAGGLAPGMNNAARAAVRLGVSRGYHMLGVMNGFAGLRKGNVTELGWDDVEGWTGTGGAELGLRRAVPAMEDLYKISRAMEDHAIDGLMVIGGWNAYQAAYLMHTERDRYPAFQIPIVAVPASIDNNLPGTELSIGSDTALNVNVSAIDMVKMSGAATTRCFVVETMGRYCGFLALMSGLAGGAERIYLNEEGVALGDLAADVEWLRGSFEKGRRLFLAVRNEKASESYTTEFIGQLLEGASNGDYDVRTSIIGHIQQGGEPTPSDRLLATRMVSRALGQLDEELRAGSDNSWYVGLQQAQIVTSPMGHMLDHVSTRRRRPKQQWWMQLRPVVRAVAEEPGA
- a CDS encoding branched-chain amino acid aminotransferase, whose protein sequence is MAQFTVDSDVVRTSPDQIATALADPGFGRYFVDHIARAVWNPDEGWHGRRLIGAGPIPMHPGLAALHYGQEIFEGLKAYRHPDGSVWLFRPELNARRFASSAERMAMPQLPVDDFLDSVHQVVSLNKDWVPAGQGEQSLYVRPFMFGSETLIGVRTAQEHTYMCLASPAGPYYADPLTLWVTPNFSRSMVGGTGMAKCGGNYASAMAAEVEAHAQGCGQVLWLDSATRTLVEEGGTMNFFVVTADDELLTPALTGTILAGITRDSLLQLASSHGLTPVERPLELTELLDGIRSGHITEALACGTAAVISPVVGLKSPDFELTIGDGTPGPRTLELRSHLTGIQFGTLPDAFGWLRPVA
- a CDS encoding NAD(P)H-quinone dehydrogenase; translation: MTSVVILGGGPGGYEAALVASQLGGRVALIDPRGLGGSAVLTDVVPSKSLIATSDAMTRLRDSAALGLRPVDSALGHPADAIRVDLAAVNRRLLDLAAAQSRDIEARLASEGVEIVHGNGRLEDPHAVVVETPDGERRLPADIVLIATGTRPRELPDATPDGQRILNWTQLYGLSTPPSHLIVVGSGVTGAEFASAYNRLGVGVTLVSSRAQVLPGEDPDAARVLQEVFEASGMAIRSGARAVSARREGDGVVVGLADGSEVHGSHVLMAVGSIPNTRDIGLESCGVTLKPSGHIEVDGVSRTSVPGIYAAGDCTGVFPLASVAAMQGRIAMWHALGDSVTPLDLTSVASNVFTSPEIATVGVTQRQVDAEQIAVRSVVLELRGNARAKMQGNQHGFVKLFCLPATGIIVGGVVVAPGASELIYALSLCVSARLTVDQAAQAFTVYPSLSGSIAEAGRRLHTVGGLLEH